One part of the Lycium ferocissimum isolate CSIRO_LF1 chromosome 8, AGI_CSIRO_Lferr_CH_V1, whole genome shotgun sequence genome encodes these proteins:
- the LOC132067832 gene encoding protein SPIRAL1-like 1 isoform X1: MGRGVSYGGGQSSLGYLFGSGEAPKPTTANVQAVQSEGQPISKEPASKPAVSATVDATKQIPAGVQSTALKNRGDSQNTGNFITDRPSTKIHAAPGGGSSLGYLFGDGSS, encoded by the exons ATGGGTCGTGGAGTCAGCTATGGAGGAGGGCAAAGTTCACTGGGATACTTATTTGGGAGCGGTGAGGCGCCAAAACCAACCACGGCAAATGTTCAAGCTGTTCAAAGTGAAGGGCAGCCGATAAGTAAAGAGCCAGCGTCAAAGCCAGCTGTTTCTGCTACAGTTGATGCTACTAAGCAGATTCCTGCTGGTGTTCAGAGCACTGCTTTGAAAAACAGGGGAGATAGTCAAAACACAGGCAACTTTATCACG GACCGGCCATCTACCAAAATCCATGCTGCTCCTGGAGGTGGATCTTCTTTGGGTTATCTATTCGGCGATGGCAGCAGCTAA
- the LOC132067832 gene encoding protein SPIRAL1-like 1 isoform X2: MGRGVSYGGGQSSLGYLFGSGEAPKPTTANVQAVQSEGQPISKEPASKPAVSATVDATKQIPAGVQSTALKNRGDSQNTGNFITAITLM; this comes from the exons ATGGGTCGTGGAGTCAGCTATGGAGGAGGGCAAAGTTCACTGGGATACTTATTTGGGAGCGGTGAGGCGCCAAAACCAACCACGGCAAATGTTCAAGCTGTTCAAAGTGAAGGGCAGCCGATAAGTAAAGAGCCAGCGTCAAAGCCAGCTGTTTCTGCTACAGTTGATGCTACTAAGCAGATTCCTGCTGGTGTTCAGAGCACTGCTTTGAAAAACAGGGGAGATAGTCAAAACACAGGCAACTTTATCACG GCTATTACCTTGATGTAG